The Armatimonadia bacterium genomic sequence ATCCGACCACTCGATCCCGTCGCGGCTTTCGCGCCGGTGGATGGTTCGCAGAACCCGGGGTGCGTTGTCATGGGGTGTCATGCGTCGGGTCTCGGCGTCGATCGGCAGCAGCCACACCGAGTACATCTCCAGCATCCGGGTGCGCTCGTTGTAGTACACATAGGTCGCATCGTTGCTGCGCAGTCTCTTCGCTGCCCACCAGTCCATGGTTCTCTCGGCGGCGAATCGGTTCTTCGGGTCGGCGGCCGTCAGCCCGGCGACGAGTGCATTCTGCCCGAGCTCCAGGTCCGCCGGGTGCATGATGTGGGGCATCTTGAGGTCGATGATCCGCCAGCGGATCCCGTCCTCGCTCTCGGCCACGAGGTAGCGCATCCGGCCGATGTGGTGGCCGTGCCACCAGAACCACATCAGCCAGCGCCCATCGGGGCACTGAACCACCTGCGGCTGCACGATGCTCTCACCGGCCGGCATCCCCTCCGGCCAGATCCAGTTGGTCTCGAGGCCCTCGTGCTGCACCTGTCCCAGGTCGGGCTTCTCCCAGCGCAGGCCGTCCCGGGACTCGGCCAGAGCCAGGTTGTACGAACGGGGCTCGGCTCTCCGCGTGGCCGAGTAGTACAGCCGGTACGTGCCGTCCGGCATCGGCACGACACTCCCGGCGAAGCACAGGGCCCGCTCCAGATCGCTGGGACGCAGATCCATGTCGGCGACCCCACACTTCTCCACCGGTCCAGGGGTCAAGTGTAGGTTCCAGCGTGCGGCAACGTCGCGGTCATCGAAGAAGTAGAGCCTGCGAGACATCCTGACACCTCACTGCGTGGATTGTGTGAAGCGACCAGCCACTCGCCCTATACTACACTTTTCCCGACGCCCCTGGGCCCCCGAAAAAGGTCACCCTCAGAGGGTTGACGGGTGCCGATTCGTCTGCTATACTCGCACCCGTTCTGTGGGGCAGTGGCGCAGGGGGAGCGCGTCTCCTTGGCATGGAGAAGGTCGGGGGTTCGAATCCCCCCTGCTCCACCACATGAGTCTTTCAAAAGGTTAGCGCAGGCATCTCCCAGCTTGCGCTACTTTTGTATGTGCTGAAGGTTTGCTGGTAACATGAAGGTAATTCCCCGGGCATGTCGAATAGTCCTCGCGCTATGCTGGATGCCGGCACTCGCAGTCCCCGTGTGGGCAGCGCCGGCAAAGGACGCTTCTGCCGACGCGCGAGACGATGTGGTCGTCGTGGTCTTCTCCGACGCCGGTGGCCACCGGGGCACGGTGACCCTCTCGTACCCTGAGGGCGTCTCGCAGTCGCAGGTGCAGCAGGATCTGGTCGCGATGCAGACCGTTTCGGACTGGCGCTTCTCCCCTGCCGGCGTGAAGAGCGGGGCGCAGGAGAGCCAGGCAACGGCCGTCATGCGGCCCGCCGCCCATATCGGAGCCTACGGAGAGCCGGTCTGGCCTGCAGTCTGGGCTCTGCGTCGCTTCAACCGCGTCACCGTGGTGGTCATGGGAAGCAACTACCAGGGGCGGACCGGCAACCTGGAGAACAAGTATGTGCGGCTGGTGCGGAGTGGCGGCGGGATGCTGTGGTCGTACGACGCAACGGTCCTGGACCGCACCTTCGCAACCATGGCCGACCTTTGCACCGCGAGACCGGAGGCCACCACTCCTGAACCGGCAGCGCCGACCGCACCGCAGCCCAGACGGAACCTGTGGCCGCTGGCGCTGATAGCGCTCGCCGTCGGTGGTGTGGCCTACTTTGTGACAGCGCGTGCCGGCCGTGGCAAGGGTATTACCCAGTCCGAAGCGAAGCACCGGGCGACTCTGCGGTCACGTCGGGCACGGAATATGCGTTAACAAATGAGGGTACCTAACCCCACCGGGGTGGGTGCTGCGGTGGAAGAGCGGAGACGAGAGGGCGGTCCAGCCCTTGACGGGAGTCTGGGGCCTTGCCCCGAGGACTTCCCAACCCAGGCCAAGCAACTGTGCCCTAGCAGGTGTGAGTAAGGAGGCCCTTGCGTTGAGTGAATGGAAGCTCGAGATGTGGCAGGACGTGATCCGGGCGGCTGCGGCGGTCAAGGCTTCGGACGTCTTCTGGAAGCCCGGCACCCCTCCCCACGCGAAGATGAAAGGCGTCGTTGAGATGGCGCCCGAGGGCGACAGTGGCCCCTGGCCCGTGATGAGGCAGGAGGACACTGAGGCTATCGCCCGCAGCCTCATGAGTGATCGCGCCTGGGAGCGTTTCCTCGAGTTCCCCGAGAAGGACATAGGTCTCAGCATCGAGGGCGTCTGCCGCCTTCGTATCAACATCTACCGCGAGCGGGGCAACGTCTGCGGGGTCATGCGTATCATCCCCCTGGACATCCTCACGATTGACGATCTGGACATGCCGCCGGTCCTCAAAGACATCTCCATGAGCCCGCAGGGGCTTGTCCTCGTTACCGGGCCCACCGGCTGCGGGAAGTCCACCACCCTGGCGGCGATGATCGACCACGTCAACCGCAACCGCAAGGCCAACATCATCACCGTCGAAGACCCAATCGAGTACGTTCACAGGGACCGGAACTCGATTGTCAGCCAGCGCGAGGTCGGCATCGACACCGAGGACTTCCAGCCTGCCCTGAAGTACGCCATGCGCCAGGCTCCCGACGTGATCCTCATCGGCGAGATGCGCGACACGATCACCATGAGCGTCGCCATGCAGGCAGCCGAAACCGGCCACCTGGTCTTCTCAACAGTTCACACCACGAGTGCTGCCGAGACCCTCGAGCGTATCGTCAACATGTTCCCGCCCCACGAGAAGCAGCAGATCTGCATGCGCTTGAGCCGCACACTGCGCGCCGTCATCTCCCAGTCACTGGTTGCCCGCAAGGAGAGCCAGGGACGGGTAGCTGCCATGGAGATCATGGTGGTCACGCCGACGATCCAGAAGTTCATCGAAGATGGCAAGCCTTCCGAAATGTACGAGGCCATTGTGGAAGGCGGCCACTGGGGTATGATGACCAAGAACCAGTCGCTGTTGTATCTGTACCGCGACGGGTTCATCAGCGCCGACCAGGCCCTGTTCTGGGCCGGCAACCGCACCGAGATGCGCCAGATGATCCGGCGCCTCGATGGGGAACGCTCCGATGCCGCCAGGAAGGCTGCCGAGGCTGCTGAGGCCGAGGAGCGGCTGCGACGGACACGGCAACGGGCTGCGCA encodes the following:
- a CDS encoding PilT/PilU family type 4a pilus ATPase produces the protein MSEWKLEMWQDVIRAAAAVKASDVFWKPGTPPHAKMKGVVEMAPEGDSGPWPVMRQEDTEAIARSLMSDRAWERFLEFPEKDIGLSIEGVCRLRINIYRERGNVCGVMRIIPLDILTIDDLDMPPVLKDISMSPQGLVLVTGPTGCGKSTTLAAMIDHVNRNRKANIITVEDPIEYVHRDRNSIVSQREVGIDTEDFQPALKYAMRQAPDVILIGEMRDTITMSVAMQAAETGHLVFSTVHTTSAAETLERIVNMFPPHEKQQICMRLSRTLRAVISQSLVARKESQGRVAAMEIMVVTPTIQKFIEDGKPSEMYEAIVEGGHWGMMTKNQSLLYLYRDGFISADQALFWAGNRTEMRQMIRRLDGERSDAARKAAEAAEAEERLRRTRQRAAQQQAAAQAAQAAQEAQGNGSAPPPPPAGENG